ATGCTCTGGCAGCCCTGGGCCTACCCGATGGCACCTATCCCTGGGATACCCGCTCTGTCACCATCACCAAGGGCACAGCTCGCCTCGACGACGGCACCCTAGCAGGCACTACCTTACCGTTGTTAACCGGCGTACAAAACTTGGTGCAATGGGGGATTTGTACACCAGAACAGGCCATAGCGCTGGCGACCAGTGCTCCTCGACGGGCGATTGGTCAACCTAACCTAGCCGTAAGTCAGGCTGGCTCCCTATTGCGCTGGCATTTTGATCGTTCTCATGGTGAACCAACCCTCACATGGCACCGATTGGCAGTATCGTAAAATTAGATGACCATTGCTGGCACGTGTTTCCCACGCTCTAGCTAACTTCCTATGAGTTACCCAGATTTAACCGATCTTGCCCGCCAAGGTGACCCGCAGGCCATTGCCCTCATCATCAAGCATCACCTGCGCGATCGCCCGGTGACTGTCAAAGTCGCCTCGCAGCCAGATTTGCTCCACATCTTACTAGAAACCAACAGCACCCTAGACCGCACTGCCATGGCTAACCTCGTGCGAGGAGTGTTAACTGGCCTGCGAATAGATGTTGCCGTTGTGAAGCTTTACCAGCGCCGACCGGGCGAACCTAGCGTTATCTGGCAAGAGCAAATCAGCTTAGCCGCACCGACTGCACCTGCTACTACCGAGCAC
The window above is part of the Cyanobacteriota bacterium genome. Proteins encoded here:
- a CDS encoding N-acetylglucosamine-6-phosphate deacetylase; the encoded protein is ALAALGLPDGTYPWDTRSVTITKGTARLDDGTLAGTTLPLLTGVQNLVQWGICTPEQAIALATSAPRRAIGQPNLAVSQAGSLLRWHFDRSHGEPTLTWHRLAVS